In the Syngnathus scovelli strain Florida chromosome 8, RoL_Ssco_1.2, whole genome shotgun sequence genome, one interval contains:
- the ppp2r3b gene encoding serine/threonine-protein phosphatase 2A regulatory subunit B'' subunit beta isoform X2 yields MRMKELSLRQDPDLRKELALLARGCDFVLPSRFKKRLKAFQQGQAEAQVRTEEPVSRALSESIPKFYFPQGRPQANVNIDSLISKIEATFCQFPNERATIEDMGQVAKACECPLYWKVPLFCAAGGDRTGFVSVHKFVAMWRKTLQTCHDEAAKFVHLLAKPGCNYLEQDDFIPFLQDVVNSHAGLAFLKEAADFHSRYITTVIQRIFYTVNRSWNGKITRHELRKSNFLQNVALLEQEEDVNQLTEFFSYEHFYVIYCKFWELDTDHDLYIDPKDLAQHNDQAISQKMIERIFSGTVTRDRRVFKEGRLSYADFVWFLISEEDKKTDTSIEYWFRCMDLDGDGVLSMHEMEYFYEEQCQKLESMAIEPLPFEDCLCQMLDLVKPHLEGKITLRDLKRCKMSHIFFDTFFNIEKYLDHEQRDPFSVIREVEPEGQEVSDWERYAAEEYDILVAEEAAGNNCDDVTTTNL; encoded by the exons ATGAGGATGAAGGAGCTGTCTCTGCGTCAGGACCCTGACCTGAGGAAGGAACTAGCCCTGTTGGCGCGAGGCTGTGACTTTGTCTTGCCCTCTCGCTTCAAGAAGAGGCTTAAAGCCTTCCAGCAAGGACAGGCCGAG GCGCAGGTGAGGACAGAGGAGCCCGTCAGCCGTGCCCTGAGCGAAAGCATTCCAAAGTTTTACTTCCCGCAAGGTCGGCCCCAAGCCAACGTTAACATCGACAGCCTCATTTCCAAAATTGAGGCGACGTTCTGCCAATTCCCCAATGAAAGGGCTACCATTGAGGACATGGGGCAGGTTGCCAAG GCCTGCGAGTGTCCCCTCTACTGGAAGGTCCCATTGTTCTGCGCGGCCGGGGGCGACAGGACGGGCTTCGTGTCCGTGCACAAGTTTGTGGCCATGTGGCGCAA AACGCTGCAGACCTGTCACGATGAGGCCGCCAAATTTGTGCACCTCCTGGCCAAGCCTGGCTGCAATTACCTGGAACAAgacgactttattccctttctgcAG GATGTGGTGAACTCTCACGCGGGCCTGGCTTTCCTGAAGGAGGCAGCGGACTTTCACTCCCGATACATCACCACG GTGATCCAAAGGATATTTTACACTGTCAACCGCTCGTGGAATGGAAAAATAACACGCCACGAACTCCGGAAAAGTAACTTCCTTCAG aaTGTGGCGTTGCTGGAGCAAGAAGAAGATGTGAACCAGCTTACTGAGTTCTTCTCCTACGAGCACTTCTACGTCATCTACTGCAAGTTCTGGGAGCTGGACACTGACCACGACTTGTACATTGACCCCAAGGACCTAGCGCAGCACAACGACCAAG ccaTCTCCCAAAAGATGATTGAGAGGATATTCTCAGGAACAGTCACAAG GGACCGGCGTGTCTTCAAGGAAGGCCGCTTGAGTTACGCAGACTTCGTGTGGTTCCTCATCTCCGAAGAGGACAAAAAGACGGACACCAG TATAGAGTACTGGTTCCGTTGCATGGACCTGGACGGTGACGGTGTGCTGAGCATGCATGAGATGGAGTACTTCTATGAGGAGCAGTGTCAGAAGCTGGAGAGCATGGCCATCGAACCGCTGCCCTTTGAGGACTGCCTCTGCCAGATGCTCGACCTTGTCAAGCCTCACCTCGAAG GCAAGATAACGCTGAGGGACCTGAAGAGGTGCAAGATGTCACACATCTTCTTTGACACTTTCTTCAACATTGAGAAGTACCTGGACCACGAGCAGCGGGACCCCTTCTCCGTCATCAGG GAAGTGGAGCCAGAGGGACAGGAAGTCTCCGACTGGGAGCGATACGCCGCTGAGGAGTACGACATTCTGGTGGCTGAAGAGGCTGCCGGGAATAACTGCGACGACGT GACCACCACTAACCTCTGA
- the ppp2r3b gene encoding serine/threonine-protein phosphatase 2A regulatory subunit B'' subunit beta isoform X3, producing the protein MPSSQILQPVLKMKVDDLFLTWLSEPKTQAMLKNYLDLMKSGHGADLNNMGIKEKCTLTFKQNNNVAFEKNLTEKKPATLTFNLSTSPPCASPLPSGCSSSTRVTGPHGRILRRSVSSKKAQVRTEEPVSRALSESIPKFYFPQGRPQANVNIDSLISKIEATFCQFPNERATIEDMGQVAKACECPLYWKVPLFCAAGGDRTGFVSVHKFVAMWRKTLQTCHDEAAKFVHLLAKPGCNYLEQDDFIPFLQDVVNSHAGLAFLKEAADFHSRYITTVIQRIFYTVNRSWNGKITRHELRKSNFLQNVALLEQEEDVNQLTEFFSYEHFYVIYCKFWELDTDHDLYIDPKDLAQHNDQAISQKMIERIFSGTVTRDRRVFKEGRLSYADFVWFLISEEDKKTDTSIEYWFRCMDLDGDGVLSMHEMEYFYEEQCQKLESMAIEPLPFEDCLCQMLDLVKPHLEGKITLRDLKRCKMSHIFFDTFFNIEKYLDHEQRDPFSVIREVEPEGQEVSDWERYAAEEYDILVAEEAAGNNCDDVYETPLSPVEAHISADLGLTKRHFFQIPSPHCNLDLDDYEYEDDFE; encoded by the exons ATGCCATCTAGTCAGATTCTTCAGCCAGTCCTCAAGATGAAGGTGGATGACCTCTTCCTCACTTGGTTGAGCGAGCCCAAAACCCAGGCGATGCTCAAGAACTACCTTGACCTCATGAAAAGCGGGCATGGCGCTGATTTAAACAATATGGGCATCAAGGAGAAGTGCACTCTGACCTTTAAGCAAAACAACAATGTGGCATTCGAAAAGAACTTGACAGAGAAGAAACCAGCCACTTTAACTTTCAATCTGTCCACGAGTCCACCTTGTGCCTCTCCCCTACCCTCAGGATGCAGCTCCagcaccagagtgacaggaccaCACGGCAGGATCTTAAGGAGGTCCGTCAGCTCCAAAAAG GCGCAGGTGAGGACAGAGGAGCCCGTCAGCCGTGCCCTGAGCGAAAGCATTCCAAAGTTTTACTTCCCGCAAGGTCGGCCCCAAGCCAACGTTAACATCGACAGCCTCATTTCCAAAATTGAGGCGACGTTCTGCCAATTCCCCAATGAAAGGGCTACCATTGAGGACATGGGGCAGGTTGCCAAG GCCTGCGAGTGTCCCCTCTACTGGAAGGTCCCATTGTTCTGCGCGGCCGGGGGCGACAGGACGGGCTTCGTGTCCGTGCACAAGTTTGTGGCCATGTGGCGCAA AACGCTGCAGACCTGTCACGATGAGGCCGCCAAATTTGTGCACCTCCTGGCCAAGCCTGGCTGCAATTACCTGGAACAAgacgactttattccctttctgcAG GATGTGGTGAACTCTCACGCGGGCCTGGCTTTCCTGAAGGAGGCAGCGGACTTTCACTCCCGATACATCACCACG GTGATCCAAAGGATATTTTACACTGTCAACCGCTCGTGGAATGGAAAAATAACACGCCACGAACTCCGGAAAAGTAACTTCCTTCAG aaTGTGGCGTTGCTGGAGCAAGAAGAAGATGTGAACCAGCTTACTGAGTTCTTCTCCTACGAGCACTTCTACGTCATCTACTGCAAGTTCTGGGAGCTGGACACTGACCACGACTTGTACATTGACCCCAAGGACCTAGCGCAGCACAACGACCAAG ccaTCTCCCAAAAGATGATTGAGAGGATATTCTCAGGAACAGTCACAAG GGACCGGCGTGTCTTCAAGGAAGGCCGCTTGAGTTACGCAGACTTCGTGTGGTTCCTCATCTCCGAAGAGGACAAAAAGACGGACACCAG TATAGAGTACTGGTTCCGTTGCATGGACCTGGACGGTGACGGTGTGCTGAGCATGCATGAGATGGAGTACTTCTATGAGGAGCAGTGTCAGAAGCTGGAGAGCATGGCCATCGAACCGCTGCCCTTTGAGGACTGCCTCTGCCAGATGCTCGACCTTGTCAAGCCTCACCTCGAAG GCAAGATAACGCTGAGGGACCTGAAGAGGTGCAAGATGTCACACATCTTCTTTGACACTTTCTTCAACATTGAGAAGTACCTGGACCACGAGCAGCGGGACCCCTTCTCCGTCATCAGG GAAGTGGAGCCAGAGGGACAGGAAGTCTCCGACTGGGAGCGATACGCCGCTGAGGAGTACGACATTCTGGTGGCTGAAGAGGCTGCCGGGAATAACTGCGACGACGT GTACGAAACCCCGCTGAGTCCCGTGGAAGCGCACATCTCGGCCGACCTGGGTCTGACGAAAAGACACTTCTTCCAGATACCTTCACCGCACTGCAACCTGGACCTGGATGACTACGAGTATGAGGATGACTTTGAATGA
- the ppp2r3b gene encoding serine/threonine-protein phosphatase 2A regulatory subunit B'' subunit beta isoform X1 has protein sequence MRMKELSLRQDPDLRKELALLARGCDFVLPSRFKKRLKAFQQGQAEAQVRTEEPVSRALSESIPKFYFPQGRPQANVNIDSLISKIEATFCQFPNERATIEDMGQVAKACECPLYWKVPLFCAAGGDRTGFVSVHKFVAMWRKTLQTCHDEAAKFVHLLAKPGCNYLEQDDFIPFLQDVVNSHAGLAFLKEAADFHSRYITTVIQRIFYTVNRSWNGKITRHELRKSNFLQNVALLEQEEDVNQLTEFFSYEHFYVIYCKFWELDTDHDLYIDPKDLAQHNDQAISQKMIERIFSGTVTRDRRVFKEGRLSYADFVWFLISEEDKKTDTSIEYWFRCMDLDGDGVLSMHEMEYFYEEQCQKLESMAIEPLPFEDCLCQMLDLVKPHLEGKITLRDLKRCKMSHIFFDTFFNIEKYLDHEQRDPFSVIREVEPEGQEVSDWERYAAEEYDILVAEEAAGNNCDDVYETPLSPVEAHISADLGLTKRHFFQIPSPHCNLDLDDYEYEDDFE, from the exons ATGAGGATGAAGGAGCTGTCTCTGCGTCAGGACCCTGACCTGAGGAAGGAACTAGCCCTGTTGGCGCGAGGCTGTGACTTTGTCTTGCCCTCTCGCTTCAAGAAGAGGCTTAAAGCCTTCCAGCAAGGACAGGCCGAG GCGCAGGTGAGGACAGAGGAGCCCGTCAGCCGTGCCCTGAGCGAAAGCATTCCAAAGTTTTACTTCCCGCAAGGTCGGCCCCAAGCCAACGTTAACATCGACAGCCTCATTTCCAAAATTGAGGCGACGTTCTGCCAATTCCCCAATGAAAGGGCTACCATTGAGGACATGGGGCAGGTTGCCAAG GCCTGCGAGTGTCCCCTCTACTGGAAGGTCCCATTGTTCTGCGCGGCCGGGGGCGACAGGACGGGCTTCGTGTCCGTGCACAAGTTTGTGGCCATGTGGCGCAA AACGCTGCAGACCTGTCACGATGAGGCCGCCAAATTTGTGCACCTCCTGGCCAAGCCTGGCTGCAATTACCTGGAACAAgacgactttattccctttctgcAG GATGTGGTGAACTCTCACGCGGGCCTGGCTTTCCTGAAGGAGGCAGCGGACTTTCACTCCCGATACATCACCACG GTGATCCAAAGGATATTTTACACTGTCAACCGCTCGTGGAATGGAAAAATAACACGCCACGAACTCCGGAAAAGTAACTTCCTTCAG aaTGTGGCGTTGCTGGAGCAAGAAGAAGATGTGAACCAGCTTACTGAGTTCTTCTCCTACGAGCACTTCTACGTCATCTACTGCAAGTTCTGGGAGCTGGACACTGACCACGACTTGTACATTGACCCCAAGGACCTAGCGCAGCACAACGACCAAG ccaTCTCCCAAAAGATGATTGAGAGGATATTCTCAGGAACAGTCACAAG GGACCGGCGTGTCTTCAAGGAAGGCCGCTTGAGTTACGCAGACTTCGTGTGGTTCCTCATCTCCGAAGAGGACAAAAAGACGGACACCAG TATAGAGTACTGGTTCCGTTGCATGGACCTGGACGGTGACGGTGTGCTGAGCATGCATGAGATGGAGTACTTCTATGAGGAGCAGTGTCAGAAGCTGGAGAGCATGGCCATCGAACCGCTGCCCTTTGAGGACTGCCTCTGCCAGATGCTCGACCTTGTCAAGCCTCACCTCGAAG GCAAGATAACGCTGAGGGACCTGAAGAGGTGCAAGATGTCACACATCTTCTTTGACACTTTCTTCAACATTGAGAAGTACCTGGACCACGAGCAGCGGGACCCCTTCTCCGTCATCAGG GAAGTGGAGCCAGAGGGACAGGAAGTCTCCGACTGGGAGCGATACGCCGCTGAGGAGTACGACATTCTGGTGGCTGAAGAGGCTGCCGGGAATAACTGCGACGACGT GTACGAAACCCCGCTGAGTCCCGTGGAAGCGCACATCTCGGCCGACCTGGGTCTGACGAAAAGACACTTCTTCCAGATACCTTCACCGCACTGCAACCTGGACCTGGATGACTACGAGTATGAGGATGACTTTGAATGA